A genomic segment from Deltaproteobacteria bacterium encodes:
- a CDS encoding dienelactone hydrolase family protein — MYTTDQYEGMLAETITIQGHNGDTINAYYARPLGAGPFPGVVAIHHLPGWDEWYREATRRLAHHGFATISPDLYHRAGAGTPEDVAAKIRADGGVADDQVVGDLTGAMNYLRSMPYHNGKVGIWGTCSGGRHAFLTACRAQGFDAVVECWGGRVVASGDDLTAKQPVAPFDYTADLSCPILGIFGNDDKSPSPEQVDQHEAELKKHGKDYEFHRYDGAGHGFFYYDRPAYRQEQAVDGWKKLLDFFGKQLG; from the coding sequence ATGTACACGACCGACCAATACGAGGGCATGCTGGCCGAGACCATCACCATCCAGGGTCACAACGGCGACACCATCAACGCGTACTACGCGCGCCCGCTGGGCGCGGGGCCGTTCCCCGGCGTGGTGGCCATTCACCATCTGCCCGGCTGGGACGAATGGTACCGGGAAGCCACGCGCAGGCTCGCGCACCACGGCTTCGCCACCATCTCGCCCGACCTTTACCACCGTGCCGGCGCCGGCACCCCGGAAGACGTGGCCGCCAAGATCCGCGCCGACGGGGGCGTGGCCGACGACCAGGTGGTGGGCGACCTCACGGGCGCCATGAACTACCTGCGCTCCATGCCCTATCACAACGGCAAGGTGGGGATCTGGGGCACCTGCTCGGGCGGACGCCATGCCTTTCTCACCGCCTGCCGCGCCCAGGGCTTCGACGCGGTGGTGGAGTGCTGGGGCGGCCGCGTGGTGGCCAGCGGCGACGACCTCACCGCGAAGCAGCCCGTCGCCCCCTTCGACTACACCGCCGACCTCTCGTGCCCGATCCTGGGGATCTTCGGCAACGACGACAAGAGCCCCTCGCCGGAGCAGGTGGACCAGCACGAGGCGGAGCTCAAAAAGCACGGCAAGGACTACGAGTTCCACCGCTATGACGGCGCGGGCCACGGCTTCTTCTACTACGACCGCCCGGCCTACCGTCAGGAGCAGGCCGTGGACGGCTGGAAAAAGCTCCTGGATTTCTTCGGCAAGCAGCTCGGATAA
- a CDS encoding DUF6295 family protein — protein MIAKKVVMEGSGKQSEDWFKVNQANVAYDHPYHVFREHSLNIDFVNETEGTGARVAVELSVDSARKLVDTILNVLDEAERGGWIDENEGAEEHMPPVKSSGTL, from the coding sequence ATGATCGCCAAAAAGGTCGTTATGGAGGGAAGCGGCAAGCAGTCGGAAGACTGGTTCAAGGTCAACCAGGCCAACGTCGCCTATGACCACCCGTACCATGTCTTCCGGGAGCATTCCCTCAACATCGACTTCGTCAACGAGACCGAGGGAACCGGCGCCCGCGTGGCCGTGGAGTTGAGCGTGGACTCGGCCCGCAAGCTGGTGGACACCATCCTCAACGTGCTGGACGAGGCGGAGCGGGGCGGCTGGATCGACGAGAACGAAGGGGCGGAGGAGCACATGCCTCCGGTGAAGAGTTCGGGGACCCTGTAG
- a CDS encoding amidohydrolase family protein: protein MIGYPVIDADGHLTEPMTAYRERVPEPYSSARELYPHDGWDRNLGRMGHRVADPERELSDIDAEGIDTAVLFPTAGLGIGNVRDPARARVLANAYNGWLHEFCGASPERIKGVGIVALQEVESAVEELERLVEMGMVAVQVPTYVAWRKLSDRELDPFYAAAERLKVPLAIHSQPRDAAGTDRFDKFLAIHAVTHPFEQMIAMTQLIFGGVLERYPGLKVGFLESGAGWVPYWMDRLDEEWEKRGDVEAPLCTRAPSEYVKSGRCYFGVECEELTIPDAIRHIGDRSLLYSSDNPHWDTDWPHSVEKLRQRDDLTEENKHRILCRNAADFYGVPVSEIAAVPAQG from the coding sequence ATGATCGGATATCCTGTAATCGACGCGGACGGCCATCTGACGGAGCCAATGACCGCCTATCGGGAGCGGGTTCCGGAGCCCTACAGCTCCGCCCGCGAGCTGTACCCCCACGACGGCTGGGACCGGAACCTGGGGCGCATGGGGCACCGGGTGGCGGACCCCGAGCGTGAGCTCTCGGACATTGACGCCGAGGGCATCGACACCGCGGTATTGTTCCCCACGGCGGGGCTGGGCATCGGCAACGTGCGCGATCCAGCCCGGGCGCGGGTGCTGGCCAACGCCTACAATGGCTGGCTGCACGAGTTCTGCGGCGCCTCGCCCGAGCGCATCAAGGGCGTGGGCATCGTCGCGCTGCAGGAGGTGGAGAGCGCGGTGGAGGAGCTGGAGCGCCTGGTGGAGATGGGCATGGTGGCGGTGCAGGTGCCCACCTACGTGGCCTGGCGCAAGCTCTCGGACCGGGAGCTGGACCCGTTCTACGCCGCAGCCGAGCGGCTCAAAGTGCCCCTGGCCATCCACAGCCAGCCGCGCGACGCCGCGGGCACCGACCGCTTCGACAAGTTCCTGGCCATCCACGCGGTGACTCATCCGTTCGAGCAGATGATCGCCATGACCCAGCTCATCTTCGGCGGGGTGCTGGAGCGCTACCCCGGGCTCAAGGTGGGCTTCCTGGAGTCGGGCGCCGGCTGGGTTCCCTACTGGATGGACCGGCTGGACGAGGAGTGGGAGAAGCGCGGCGACGTAGAGGCGCCGCTGTGCACGCGCGCGCCCAGCGAGTACGTGAAGAGCGGGCGGTGCTACTTCGGCGTGGAATGCGAGGAGCTCACCATCCCCGACGCCATCCGCCACATCGGCGACCGCAGCCTGCTGTACTCGTCCGACAACCCCCACTGGGACACGGACTGGCCCCACTCGGTGGAGAAGCTGCGCCAGCGCGACGACCTCACCGAGGAGAACAAGCACCGCATCCTGTGCCGGAATGCCGCGGATTTCTATGGGGTGCCGGTGAGCGAGATCGCCGCGGTGCCGGCCCAAGGGTAG
- a CDS encoding amidohydrolase family protein, whose protein sequence is MGWVDADAHVVESPRTWDYLTPSEEKYRPALFDPNDGTQRQNWVIDGKIRGLFRFAFTEEALEERSRRTGRQMTTSMETRDVANVGARLAHMDELGIDVQILYTSIFLDQCTERPEVDVALCGAYNRWLADIWKEAQGRLRWMCVLPFLSMPDAMDQLRFAKENGACGIFMRPMEGRRSVDDPFFFPIYEEASKLDLCIGLHQSNGNASLVDMMASPDGSREFFNQYRIFNVGACFRLVSSGVPKTFPKLRFGFIETAASWIPWVVYELRRRLDTVDDRLPQDLLREYNMYVTCQIGDDVPYLMQQAGEGTLMIGTDYGHADSSTELEALTSLKEDGGISAAMHTKIVEDNPRQFYGL, encoded by the coding sequence ATGGGATGGGTAGACGCTGACGCGCATGTCGTCGAGAGCCCGCGTACGTGGGACTATCTCACGCCCTCGGAGGAGAAGTACCGGCCGGCCCTTTTCGATCCCAACGACGGGACGCAGCGGCAGAACTGGGTCATCGACGGGAAGATCCGCGGGCTGTTCCGGTTCGCGTTCACCGAGGAGGCGCTGGAGGAGCGTTCGCGCAGGACCGGGAGGCAGATGACCACCTCCATGGAAACCCGCGACGTGGCCAACGTGGGGGCTCGGCTGGCGCACATGGACGAGCTGGGCATCGACGTGCAGATCCTCTACACGAGCATCTTCCTGGATCAGTGCACCGAGCGACCGGAGGTGGACGTGGCCCTGTGCGGCGCTTACAACCGCTGGCTGGCCGACATTTGGAAGGAAGCCCAGGGGCGGCTGCGCTGGATGTGCGTGCTGCCGTTTCTCAGCATGCCGGACGCCATGGACCAGTTGCGCTTCGCCAAGGAGAACGGTGCCTGCGGCATCTTCATGCGGCCGATGGAGGGCCGCCGCAGCGTGGATGACCCATTCTTCTTCCCGATCTACGAGGAAGCTTCCAAGCTGGACCTGTGCATCGGGCTGCACCAGTCCAACGGCAACGCCAGCCTGGTGGACATGATGGCTAGCCCCGACGGCAGCCGCGAGTTCTTCAACCAGTACCGCATCTTCAACGTCGGCGCCTGTTTCCGGTTGGTAAGCTCCGGTGTGCCCAAGACGTTTCCCAAGCTGCGTTTCGGCTTCATCGAAACCGCGGCATCGTGGATCCCTTGGGTCGTGTACGAGTTGCGCCGCCGGCTGGATACGGTGGACGACAGGCTGCCGCAGGACCTGCTGCGGGAGTACAATATGTACGTGACCTGCCAGATCGGCGACGACGTGCCGTACCTGATGCAACAGGCAGGCGAAGGTACCCTGATGATCGGCACGGACTACGGGCACGCCGATTCGTCCACGGAGCTGGAGGCGCTCACGTCGCTCAAGGAGGACGGCGGCATCAGCGCGGCGATGCACACGAAGATCGTGGAGGACAACCCGCGGCAGTTCTACGGGCTGTAG
- a CDS encoding amidohydrolase family protein, with product MPGVVDADTHIIEHPGMWELFDPELYQRRPVLASTTVDSVYGENNQVWLIDGMAVPKRFGKGSALVAVGGSDRENARTDIAASVRYVTDPVARVRDMDKRGVHAEVVYPTLLLSYLDVDVALEVAVCQAYNRFLGQAWKTAGDRLRWVVVPPLRDMDASVREIETARDHGAVGVFFRGVEGDRSLAESYFFPVYEAANRLGMAICIHTGAGAPEITRVFDRNFSHNLPHVRSLPLFAFRDLVAHKIPERFPNLRFGFIEASASWVPYILHHLQRASGARLNAGGDADASLDWGPGLFRDYRLYVAAEADEDLPYLLTHIGEDHIIMGSDYGHQDQSREDGMVAVMRRKEDVSPEAVERILCDNPRRFYGLD from the coding sequence ATGCCAGGCGTCGTGGACGCGGATACGCACATTATCGAGCATCCGGGGATGTGGGAGCTCTTCGATCCGGAGTTATACCAGCGCCGGCCGGTGCTGGCGTCGACCACGGTGGACAGCGTCTACGGGGAGAACAACCAGGTTTGGCTCATCGACGGCATGGCGGTGCCCAAGCGCTTCGGCAAGGGGAGCGCGCTGGTGGCGGTGGGCGGCTCGGACAGGGAGAACGCCCGGACGGACATCGCGGCATCGGTGCGCTACGTCACGGACCCGGTAGCGCGGGTGCGGGACATGGACAAGCGTGGAGTGCACGCGGAGGTGGTGTACCCTACCCTGCTGCTGAGCTACCTCGACGTGGACGTGGCCCTGGAGGTGGCCGTCTGCCAAGCCTACAACCGCTTTCTCGGCCAGGCGTGGAAGACCGCCGGCGACCGGCTGCGCTGGGTCGTGGTGCCGCCGCTGCGGGACATGGACGCTTCGGTGCGGGAGATCGAGACGGCGCGGGACCACGGCGCGGTGGGGGTGTTCTTCCGCGGGGTGGAGGGTGACCGCTCGCTGGCGGAATCGTATTTCTTCCCCGTGTACGAGGCGGCCAACCGGCTGGGCATGGCCATCTGCATCCATACCGGCGCGGGCGCTCCGGAGATCACGAGGGTGTTCGACCGCAACTTCAGCCACAACCTTCCCCACGTGCGCTCGCTGCCGCTGTTCGCCTTCCGGGACCTCGTGGCCCACAAGATCCCGGAGCGCTTCCCCAACCTGCGCTTCGGCTTCATCGAGGCCTCCGCCTCGTGGGTTCCCTACATCCTGCACCATCTGCAACGCGCCAGCGGCGCCCGGCTCAACGCCGGCGGCGACGCGGACGCGTCACTCGACTGGGGACCCGGCCTGTTCCGCGACTACCGTCTCTACGTGGCCGCGGAAGCCGACGAGGACCTGCCCTACCTGCTCACCCACATCGGCGAAGACCACATCATCATGGGCTCCGACTACGGCCACCAGGACCAGTCCCGGGAGGATGGCATGGTGGCGGTGATGCGGCGCAAGGAGGACGTCTCCCCCGAGGCGGTGGAGAGGATCCTCTGCGACAATCCCCGCCGGTTCTACGGGCTCGACTGA